In a genomic window of Gossypium arboreum isolate Shixiya-1 chromosome 7, ASM2569848v2, whole genome shotgun sequence:
- the LOC108455320 gene encoding DNA repair protein UVH3 isoform X2, translating into MGVHGLWELLAPVGRRVSVETLAGKKLAIDASIWMVQFMKAMRDEKGEMIRNAHLLGFFRRICKLLYLKTKPVFVFDGATPILKRRTVIARRRQRENAQAKIRKTAEKLLLNQLKQMRLKELAKDLDNQRKMQKNNNKDKGKMVSSDNQSDTNFVGCNANVELTKEGDVKLKEKLEVPSIAKDGGQNEDEDEDEVIILPDIDENIDPDVLAALPQSMQRQLLKQTDAKGKKILLNDLNQSNKERSSTEHDAMKSTSYSQEKLDEMLAASLATKEDSNLANASTSVAAIPSEEDGDEDEEMILPAMHGNVDPAVLAALPPSLQLDLLGQMRERLMAENRQKYQKVKKAPEKFSELQIQSYLKTVAFRREIDEVQRAAAGQGVAGVQTSRIASEANREFIFSSSFTGDKQAFTSARKERDEDKQQERHSDHPSGFLGSVKSSCKSNVAAESVPDESTSAPHEDVGTYLDETGRVRVSRVRGMGIRMTRDLQRNLDLMKEIEKERTNLNKGVNVQSVPDKSKIDASKSVSNGNQFVETSRDDNGESVNVNESNRKSAFETESCMEITFEDDGKTEYFDDDDDIFACLAAGDPVTLPSPKEKSLRKQASGSDSDFEWEEGVVEGKWDDVTPGMNAEHNLLNKESNINDDSEVEWEEEPSDAPKSSSGPVESGRMLSKGYWEEESDLQEAIRRSLTDVGVEKSNSFPSDVIESKNLGENLDEDFESLHEKGDTGASSFPGDAVNWQNKSCENLDRPQKPCTGNEPIISETFNSPERPSPVHNSDKNMTILSKFSERSDGSHSEQSRHNETAEFVATLEKEVDFPTGKHLDVSEEVDGLSTISDSWFKVNSHSFDAAHDKKTVSENEPSNLVNVNTSSVEAEILDQDKKIDFEAKPSQQSVDTVDLSIPTVQSSANKVIFDLHIEQELSGDITYENCVNKAEQHTDMSTIKGNDNEEIQFSKASLDEELLILDQECINMVDEQRKLERNAESVSSEMFAECQELLQMFGLPYIIAPMEAEAQCAYMELTNLVDGVVTDDSDVFLFGARSVYKNIFDDRKYVETYFMQDIEKELGLTREKLMRMALLLGSDYTEGVSGIGIVNAIEVVNAFPEEDGLHKFQEWIESPDPTILGKLNVQEGSSAWKRGPKSTEKDVNSTKTSTGGSESNNGASSLDQNSFQADKNMQSTDCINDIKQIFMDKHRNVSKNWHIPSSFPSEAVISAYSLPQVDKSTEPFTWGRPDLFVLRKLCWEKFGWGSQKSDELLLPVLREYEKRETQLRMEAFYTFNERFAKIRSKRIKKAVKGITGNQSSELIDDGMQQASKSRNKRRVSPVQSGDDKSGEPSNKKEDIASQCQSKSTDKSVPKTSRKRQNSGKDVSFEMRTPEPQLRTLRRRKTNKQSAGNGRGRGGGEGRRRKGSSGFQQFETSSSGGDSGNDNQEVDGEKLDQPREVRRSMRTRNPVNYTVNDLEDEGGLSHKESSGEDAMEKEAVEDVKEKIQCEAREPSLDNIDGDYLETGGGFCMDERGTDLPDANQDFDLETEPTNDYLKMGGGFCMEGDIDQSDTSQDINPFSETGSANDYLKMGGGFCMEESETIDNPDAGNYQDPVQATESSNCFAFTDKADDNIDSAEPSVNAEGSLLDKLQNGGKTPNEANDALNLSHQNAANKDDSKESASLRETSDVRTTFISVLSAMPSLKRKRRRRNLIR; encoded by the exons ATGGGAGTTCACGGTCTATGGGAACTGCTAGCTCCCGTCGGCCGCCGCGTGTCCGTCGAAACCCTAGCCGGAAAGAAACTCGCCATCG ATGCAAGTATTTGGATGGTTCAATTCATGAAAGCGATgcgagatgagaagggagaaatgATTCGAAACGCGCATTTGTTAGGGTTTTTTAGGAGAATTTGCAAGCTTTTATATCTAAAAACTAAACCTGTTTTCGTCTTCGACGGTGCCACACCTATTCTCAAGCGCCGCACCGTCATTGCTCGACGTCGACAGAGAGAAAACGCTCAGGCTAAGATCCGTAAAACGGCTGAAAAATTGCTCCTAAATCAA CTAAAGCAAATGAGACTGAAAGAGTTGGCTAAGGATCTTGACAACCAGAGGAAAATgcagaagaataataataaggATAAGGGTAAGATGGTTTCTTCAGATAACCAATCTGACACTAACTTTGTGGGGTGTAATGCCAACGTGGAATTGACAAAAGAAGGTGATGTAAAGCTGAAAGAAAA ATTGGAAGTGCCTAGTATTGCAAAGGATGGGGGTCAGaatgaagatgaagatgaagatgaagtGATAATACTG CCAGATATTGATGAAAATATTGATCCTGATGTTTTAGCTGCATTGCCACAATCAATGCAACGACAGCTTCTTAAGCAG ACTGATGCTAAGGGTAAGAAGATTTTATTAAATGACCTGAATCAATCTAACAAGGAGAGGAGTAGCACGGAACACGATGCTATGAAATCAACTAGTTACAGTCAGGAAAAGCTGGATGAAAT GTTGGCAGCGTCTCTTGCAACCAAGGAAGATAGCAATTTAGCTAATGCATCAACATCAGTTGCAGCCATCCCTTCTGAGGAGGATGGTGATGAAGATGAAGAGATGATACTT CCAGCAATGCATGGGAATGTTGATCCAGCTGTTTTAGCTGCTTTGCCTCCATCTCTGCAACTTGATCTTCTTGGTCAG ATGCGGGAAAGATTGATGGCTGAAAATAGACAAAAGTATCAAAAAGTTAAAAAG GCACCTGAAAAGTTCTCCGAGCTGCAAATACAGTCTTATCTTAAAACTGTTGCTTTCCGTCGAGAGATAGATGAAGTTCAGAGAGCTGCTGCTGGGCAAGGGGTTGCTGGTGTACAGACTTCCAGGATAGCTTCTGAAGCCAACAGAGAATTtattttttcatcatcatttactgGAGACAAACA GGCATTTACGTCTGCTAGAAAAGAGAGAGATGAAGATAAGCAACAAGAGAGACATTCAGATCATCCCTCAGGTTTTCTGGGTAGTGTTAAATCAAGCTGTAAGTCCAATGTGGCAGCAGAATCAGTCCCTGATGAATCTACTAGTGCTCCTCATGAAGATGTTGGGACATATCTTGATGAGACAGGCCGTGTACGTGTCAGTAGAGTGCGAGGTATGGGAATTCGTATGACTCGTGATTTACAAAGGAACTTAGATTTGATGAAAGAGATTGAGAAGGAAAGAACAAATTTGAATAAGGGTGTGAATGTGCAGTCTGTTCCAGATAAGAGCAAAATTGACGCTTCAAAGAGTGTATCTAATGGAAATCAGTTTGTAGAAACTTCACGTGATGATAATGGTGAATCTGTAAATGTGAATGAGAGCAACCGGAAGTCTGCATTTGAAACCGAATCTTGTATGGAAATAACTTTTGAGGATGATGGAAAGACGGAGTattttgatgatgatgatgatatttTTGCATGCTTAGCAGCAGGTGATCCTGTAACACTACCTTCTCCTAAGGAAAAATCTTTGAGAAAGCAGGCTTCGGGTTCTGATTCAGATTTTGAGTGGGAGGAGGGAGTGGTTGAAGGAAAATGGGATGATGTTACTCCTGGTATGAATGCTGAACATAATCTTTTGAATAAGGAAAGcaatattaatgatgatagtgaaGTGGAATGGGAGGAAGAGCCTTCTGATGCTCCCAAGAGTTCCTCTGGACCTGTTGAATCAGGTAGAATGCTCTCTAAAGGTTACTGGGAAGAGGAGTCTGATCTACAGGAGGCAATAAGGAGAAGTCTAACAGATGTAGGTGTTGAAAAATCTAATTCTTTTCCTTCTGATGTTATTGAATCAAAAAACTTAGGAGAAAACTTGGATGAAGATTTTGAATCTCTGCATGAGAAAGGTGATACAGGTGCAAGTAGTTTTCCGGGGGATGCTGTTAATTGGCAGAATAAGTCTTGTGAAAATTTAGATAGACCCCAGAAGCCATGTACTGGGAATGAACCAATTATATCAGAAACCTTTAATTCTCCTGAGAGGCCATCACCTGTACATAATTCTGATAAAAACATGACAATATTGAGTAAATTTTCTGAAAGATCTGATGGTTCTCATTCTGAGCAATCTAGGCACAATGAAACTGCAGAATTTGTTGCAACACTGGAAAAGGAGGTCGATTTTCCTACAGGGAAACACTTGGATGTTTCTGAGGAGGTTGATGGGTTGTCTACCATCTCTGACAGTTGGTTTAAGGTTAATTCTCATAGTTTTGATGCAGCACATGATAAGAAAACTGTTTCTGAAAATGAACCATCTAACCTGGTCAATGTCAATACAAGTAGTGTTGAAGCTGAAATTCTGGATCAAGATAAGAAAATTGATTTTGAAGCTAAACCATCGCAGCAATCAGTTGACACAGTTGACTTATCCATTCCCACGGtgcagtcatctgcgaataaagTAATATTTGATCTTCACATTGAGCAAGAACTGTCAGGGGATATAACTTATGAAAATTGTGTCAACAAAGCAGAGCAGCATACAGACATGTCTACCATTAAGGGCAATGATAATGAAGAAATTCAGTTCTCAAAGGCTAGCTTGGATGAGGAGCTGCTAATTCTAGATCAGGAATGTATCAATATGGTAGATGAGCAGAGGAAGCTAGAACGTAATGCAGAATCTGTCAGTAGTGAAATGTTCGCAGAGTGTCAG GAACTGCTGCAAATGTTTGGCTTACCCTACATTATTGCACCGATGGAGGCAGAAGCTCAATGTGCTTATATGGAGCTAACAAACCTTGTTGATGGTGTTGTCACTGATGATTCTGATGTATTCTTGTTTGGGGCACGAAGTGTTTACAAGAATATATTTGATGATAGGAAATATGTGGAGACTTACTTTATGCAG GACATTGAGAAGGAACTTGGTTTGACAAGGGAAAAGTTAATGCGAATGGCATTGCTTCTGGGGAGTGACTACACTGAAGGGGTTAG TGGAATTGGTATTGTTAATGCTATTGAGGTAGTGAATGCATTCCCAGAAGAAGATGGACTTCATAAATTCCAGGAGTGGATTGAGTCCCCAGATCCTACTATCTTGGGGAAGCTCAATGTGCAAGAAGGATCTAGTGCATGGAAAAGAGGGCCAAAATCCACAGAAAAAGATGTAAATAGTACAAAAACCAGCACGGGAGGATCTGAAAGCAACAATGGAGCGTCTTCACTTGACCAGAACAGTTTTCAAGCTGACAAGAACATGCAGTCTACAGATTGTATCAATGATATAAAGCAGATTTTCATGGATAAGCAT AGAAATGTGAGCAAAAACTGGCACATACCCTCATCATTCCCAAGTGAAGCAGTTATTTCTGCATATTCTTTGCCACAAGTAGATAAGTCAACTGAACCATTCACATGGGGAAGGCCAGATCTTTTTGTTCTTCGCAA ACTGTGCTGGGAGAAGTTTGGATGGGGTAGTCAGAAATCGGATGAGTTGCTACTGCCTGTTTTAAGAGAGTACGAAAAACGAGAG ACTCAATTGCGAATGGAAGCCTTTTACACTTTCAATGAAAGATTTGCTAAAATACGTAGCAAGAGAATTAAGAAAGCTGTTAAAGGAATCACTGGAAACCAATCCTCGGAGTTGATAGATGATGGCATGCAACAAGCTTCTAAAAGTAGGAACAAAAGAAGAGTTAGCCCAGTCCAAAGTGGAGATGATAAATCAGGGGAACCTTCAAACAAGAAAGAGGACATTGCTTCTCAATGTCAGAGTAAATCCACGGACAAATCAGTGCCTAAGACATCAAGGAAACGACAGAACTCTGGAAAGGATGTTTCATTTGAGATGAGAACTCCAGAACCACAACTGCGGACATTGCGCAGGCGAAAAACCAACAAACAATCAGCTGGGAATGGAAGAGGTAGAGGTGGTGGTGAAGGAAGAAGGCGTAAAGGAAGTTCTGGTTTTCAGCAGTTTGAAACCAGCTCTTCTGGTGGTGATAGCGGCAATGATAACCAGGAAGTTGATGGGGAGAAGTTAGATCAGCCACGGGAAGTGCGAAGG TCCATGCGTACTCGAAACCCTGTGAATTACACTGTGAATGACCTAGAAGACGAGGGTGGCTTGAGCCATAAAGAATCCTCTGGTGAAGATGCAATGGAGAAAGAAGCTGTTGAAGATGTAAAGGAAAAGATTCAGTGTGAAGCTAGAGAGCCTTCTCTTGACAATATCGATGGAGACTATCTTGAAACAGGAGGCGGATTTTGTATGGACGAGAGAGGAACTGATCTACCCGATGCTAACCAAGATTTTGATCTTGAAACTGAACCAACTAATGATTACCTGAAAATGGGAGGTGGATTTTGCATGGAAGGAGACATTGATCAATCTGATACAAGCCAAGACATCAATCCCTTTTCTGAAACCGGATCAGCCAATGATTACCTGAAAATGGGAGGTGGATTTTGCATGGAAGAAAGTGAGACAATTGATAACCCAGATGCCGGTAACTACCAAGATCCTGTACAAGCAACTGAGTCTTCAAACTGCTTTGCTTTTACAGACAAAGCTGACGATAATATTGATTCAGCTGAACCATCTGTCAATGCTGAAGGATCACTACTGGATAAACTTCAAAATGGAGGGAAGACACCTAATGAAGCAAATGATGCTCTGAATCTAAGCCATCAGAATGCTGCAAATAAAGATGATTCTAAGGAAAGTGCATCACTTCGGGAGACAAGTGATGTCAGAACAACATTCATCAGTGTTCTAAGCGCAATGCCTAGCTTGAAGAGAAAGCGCAGGAGGAG GAATCTAATAAGATAA
- the LOC108455320 gene encoding DNA repair protein UVH3 isoform X1, protein MGVHGLWELLAPVGRRVSVETLAGKKLAIDASIWMVQFMKAMRDEKGEMIRNAHLLGFFRRICKLLYLKTKPVFVFDGATPILKRRTVIARRRQRENAQAKIRKTAEKLLLNQLKQMRLKELAKDLDNQRKMQKNNNKDKGKMVSSDNQSDTNFVGCNANVELTKEGDVKLKEKLEVPSIAKDGGQNEDEDEDEVIILPDIDENIDPDVLAALPQSMQRQLLKQTDAKGKKILLNDLNQSNKERSSTEHDAMKSTSYSQEKLDEMLAASLATKEDSNLANASTSVAAIPSEEDGDEDEEMILPAMHGNVDPAVLAALPPSLQLDLLGQMRERLMAENRQKYQKVKKAPEKFSELQIQSYLKTVAFRREIDEVQRAAAGQGVAGVQTSRIASEANREFIFSSSFTGDKQAFTSARKERDEDKQQERHSDHPSGFLGSVKSSCKSNVAAESVPDESTSAPHEDVGTYLDETGRVRVSRVRGMGIRMTRDLQRNLDLMKEIEKERTNLNKGVNVQSVPDKSKIDASKSVSNGNQFVETSRDDNGESVNVNESNRKSAFETESCMEITFEDDGKTEYFDDDDDIFACLAAGDPVTLPSPKEKSLRKQASGSDSDFEWEEGVVEGKWDDVTPGMNAEHNLLNKESNINDDSEVEWEEEPSDAPKSSSGPVESGRMLSKGYWEEESDLQEAIRRSLTDVGVEKSNSFPSDVIESKNLGENLDEDFESLHEKGDTGASSFPGDAVNWQNKSCENLDRPQKPCTGNEPIISETFNSPERPSPVHNSDKNMTILSKFSERSDGSHSEQSRHNETAEFVATLEKEVDFPTGKHLDVSEEVDGLSTISDSWFKVNSHSFDAAHDKKTVSENEPSNLVNVNTSSVEAEILDQDKKIDFEAKPSQQSVDTVDLSIPTVQSSANKVIFDLHIEQELSGDITYENCVNKAEQHTDMSTIKGNDNEEIQFSKASLDEELLILDQECINMVDEQRKLERNAESVSSEMFAECQELLQMFGLPYIIAPMEAEAQCAYMELTNLVDGVVTDDSDVFLFGARSVYKNIFDDRKYVETYFMQDIEKELGLTREKLMRMALLLGSDYTEGVSGIGIVNAIEVVNAFPEEDGLHKFQEWIESPDPTILGKLNVQEGSSAWKRGPKSTEKDVNSTKTSTGGSESNNGASSLDQNSFQADKNMQSTDCINDIKQIFMDKHRNVSKNWHIPSSFPSEAVISAYSLPQVDKSTEPFTWGRPDLFVLRKLCWEKFGWGSQKSDELLLPVLREYEKRETQLRMEAFYTFNERFAKIRSKRIKKAVKGITGNQSSELIDDGMQQASKSRNKRRVSPVQSGDDKSGEPSNKKEDIASQCQSKSTDKSVPKTSRKRQNSGKDVSFEMRTPEPQLRTLRRRKTNKQSAGNGRGRGGGEGRRRKGSSGFQQFETSSSGGDSGNDNQEVDGEKLDQPREVRRSMRTRNPVNYTVNDLEDEGGLSHKESSGEDAMEKEAVEDVKEKIQCEAREPSLDNIDGDYLETGGGFCMDERGTDLPDANQDFDLETEPTNDYLKMGGGFCMEGDIDQSDTSQDINPFSETGSANDYLKMGGGFCMEESETIDNPDAGNYQDPVQATESSNCFAFTDKADDNIDSAEPSVNAEGSLLDKLQNGGKTPNEANDALNLSHQNAANKDDSKESASLRETSDVRTTFISVLSAMPSLKRKRRRRIKASRIESSWIRC, encoded by the exons ATGGGAGTTCACGGTCTATGGGAACTGCTAGCTCCCGTCGGCCGCCGCGTGTCCGTCGAAACCCTAGCCGGAAAGAAACTCGCCATCG ATGCAAGTATTTGGATGGTTCAATTCATGAAAGCGATgcgagatgagaagggagaaatgATTCGAAACGCGCATTTGTTAGGGTTTTTTAGGAGAATTTGCAAGCTTTTATATCTAAAAACTAAACCTGTTTTCGTCTTCGACGGTGCCACACCTATTCTCAAGCGCCGCACCGTCATTGCTCGACGTCGACAGAGAGAAAACGCTCAGGCTAAGATCCGTAAAACGGCTGAAAAATTGCTCCTAAATCAA CTAAAGCAAATGAGACTGAAAGAGTTGGCTAAGGATCTTGACAACCAGAGGAAAATgcagaagaataataataaggATAAGGGTAAGATGGTTTCTTCAGATAACCAATCTGACACTAACTTTGTGGGGTGTAATGCCAACGTGGAATTGACAAAAGAAGGTGATGTAAAGCTGAAAGAAAA ATTGGAAGTGCCTAGTATTGCAAAGGATGGGGGTCAGaatgaagatgaagatgaagatgaagtGATAATACTG CCAGATATTGATGAAAATATTGATCCTGATGTTTTAGCTGCATTGCCACAATCAATGCAACGACAGCTTCTTAAGCAG ACTGATGCTAAGGGTAAGAAGATTTTATTAAATGACCTGAATCAATCTAACAAGGAGAGGAGTAGCACGGAACACGATGCTATGAAATCAACTAGTTACAGTCAGGAAAAGCTGGATGAAAT GTTGGCAGCGTCTCTTGCAACCAAGGAAGATAGCAATTTAGCTAATGCATCAACATCAGTTGCAGCCATCCCTTCTGAGGAGGATGGTGATGAAGATGAAGAGATGATACTT CCAGCAATGCATGGGAATGTTGATCCAGCTGTTTTAGCTGCTTTGCCTCCATCTCTGCAACTTGATCTTCTTGGTCAG ATGCGGGAAAGATTGATGGCTGAAAATAGACAAAAGTATCAAAAAGTTAAAAAG GCACCTGAAAAGTTCTCCGAGCTGCAAATACAGTCTTATCTTAAAACTGTTGCTTTCCGTCGAGAGATAGATGAAGTTCAGAGAGCTGCTGCTGGGCAAGGGGTTGCTGGTGTACAGACTTCCAGGATAGCTTCTGAAGCCAACAGAGAATTtattttttcatcatcatttactgGAGACAAACA GGCATTTACGTCTGCTAGAAAAGAGAGAGATGAAGATAAGCAACAAGAGAGACATTCAGATCATCCCTCAGGTTTTCTGGGTAGTGTTAAATCAAGCTGTAAGTCCAATGTGGCAGCAGAATCAGTCCCTGATGAATCTACTAGTGCTCCTCATGAAGATGTTGGGACATATCTTGATGAGACAGGCCGTGTACGTGTCAGTAGAGTGCGAGGTATGGGAATTCGTATGACTCGTGATTTACAAAGGAACTTAGATTTGATGAAAGAGATTGAGAAGGAAAGAACAAATTTGAATAAGGGTGTGAATGTGCAGTCTGTTCCAGATAAGAGCAAAATTGACGCTTCAAAGAGTGTATCTAATGGAAATCAGTTTGTAGAAACTTCACGTGATGATAATGGTGAATCTGTAAATGTGAATGAGAGCAACCGGAAGTCTGCATTTGAAACCGAATCTTGTATGGAAATAACTTTTGAGGATGATGGAAAGACGGAGTattttgatgatgatgatgatatttTTGCATGCTTAGCAGCAGGTGATCCTGTAACACTACCTTCTCCTAAGGAAAAATCTTTGAGAAAGCAGGCTTCGGGTTCTGATTCAGATTTTGAGTGGGAGGAGGGAGTGGTTGAAGGAAAATGGGATGATGTTACTCCTGGTATGAATGCTGAACATAATCTTTTGAATAAGGAAAGcaatattaatgatgatagtgaaGTGGAATGGGAGGAAGAGCCTTCTGATGCTCCCAAGAGTTCCTCTGGACCTGTTGAATCAGGTAGAATGCTCTCTAAAGGTTACTGGGAAGAGGAGTCTGATCTACAGGAGGCAATAAGGAGAAGTCTAACAGATGTAGGTGTTGAAAAATCTAATTCTTTTCCTTCTGATGTTATTGAATCAAAAAACTTAGGAGAAAACTTGGATGAAGATTTTGAATCTCTGCATGAGAAAGGTGATACAGGTGCAAGTAGTTTTCCGGGGGATGCTGTTAATTGGCAGAATAAGTCTTGTGAAAATTTAGATAGACCCCAGAAGCCATGTACTGGGAATGAACCAATTATATCAGAAACCTTTAATTCTCCTGAGAGGCCATCACCTGTACATAATTCTGATAAAAACATGACAATATTGAGTAAATTTTCTGAAAGATCTGATGGTTCTCATTCTGAGCAATCTAGGCACAATGAAACTGCAGAATTTGTTGCAACACTGGAAAAGGAGGTCGATTTTCCTACAGGGAAACACTTGGATGTTTCTGAGGAGGTTGATGGGTTGTCTACCATCTCTGACAGTTGGTTTAAGGTTAATTCTCATAGTTTTGATGCAGCACATGATAAGAAAACTGTTTCTGAAAATGAACCATCTAACCTGGTCAATGTCAATACAAGTAGTGTTGAAGCTGAAATTCTGGATCAAGATAAGAAAATTGATTTTGAAGCTAAACCATCGCAGCAATCAGTTGACACAGTTGACTTATCCATTCCCACGGtgcagtcatctgcgaataaagTAATATTTGATCTTCACATTGAGCAAGAACTGTCAGGGGATATAACTTATGAAAATTGTGTCAACAAAGCAGAGCAGCATACAGACATGTCTACCATTAAGGGCAATGATAATGAAGAAATTCAGTTCTCAAAGGCTAGCTTGGATGAGGAGCTGCTAATTCTAGATCAGGAATGTATCAATATGGTAGATGAGCAGAGGAAGCTAGAACGTAATGCAGAATCTGTCAGTAGTGAAATGTTCGCAGAGTGTCAG GAACTGCTGCAAATGTTTGGCTTACCCTACATTATTGCACCGATGGAGGCAGAAGCTCAATGTGCTTATATGGAGCTAACAAACCTTGTTGATGGTGTTGTCACTGATGATTCTGATGTATTCTTGTTTGGGGCACGAAGTGTTTACAAGAATATATTTGATGATAGGAAATATGTGGAGACTTACTTTATGCAG GACATTGAGAAGGAACTTGGTTTGACAAGGGAAAAGTTAATGCGAATGGCATTGCTTCTGGGGAGTGACTACACTGAAGGGGTTAG TGGAATTGGTATTGTTAATGCTATTGAGGTAGTGAATGCATTCCCAGAAGAAGATGGACTTCATAAATTCCAGGAGTGGATTGAGTCCCCAGATCCTACTATCTTGGGGAAGCTCAATGTGCAAGAAGGATCTAGTGCATGGAAAAGAGGGCCAAAATCCACAGAAAAAGATGTAAATAGTACAAAAACCAGCACGGGAGGATCTGAAAGCAACAATGGAGCGTCTTCACTTGACCAGAACAGTTTTCAAGCTGACAAGAACATGCAGTCTACAGATTGTATCAATGATATAAAGCAGATTTTCATGGATAAGCAT AGAAATGTGAGCAAAAACTGGCACATACCCTCATCATTCCCAAGTGAAGCAGTTATTTCTGCATATTCTTTGCCACAAGTAGATAAGTCAACTGAACCATTCACATGGGGAAGGCCAGATCTTTTTGTTCTTCGCAA ACTGTGCTGGGAGAAGTTTGGATGGGGTAGTCAGAAATCGGATGAGTTGCTACTGCCTGTTTTAAGAGAGTACGAAAAACGAGAG ACTCAATTGCGAATGGAAGCCTTTTACACTTTCAATGAAAGATTTGCTAAAATACGTAGCAAGAGAATTAAGAAAGCTGTTAAAGGAATCACTGGAAACCAATCCTCGGAGTTGATAGATGATGGCATGCAACAAGCTTCTAAAAGTAGGAACAAAAGAAGAGTTAGCCCAGTCCAAAGTGGAGATGATAAATCAGGGGAACCTTCAAACAAGAAAGAGGACATTGCTTCTCAATGTCAGAGTAAATCCACGGACAAATCAGTGCCTAAGACATCAAGGAAACGACAGAACTCTGGAAAGGATGTTTCATTTGAGATGAGAACTCCAGAACCACAACTGCGGACATTGCGCAGGCGAAAAACCAACAAACAATCAGCTGGGAATGGAAGAGGTAGAGGTGGTGGTGAAGGAAGAAGGCGTAAAGGAAGTTCTGGTTTTCAGCAGTTTGAAACCAGCTCTTCTGGTGGTGATAGCGGCAATGATAACCAGGAAGTTGATGGGGAGAAGTTAGATCAGCCACGGGAAGTGCGAAGG TCCATGCGTACTCGAAACCCTGTGAATTACACTGTGAATGACCTAGAAGACGAGGGTGGCTTGAGCCATAAAGAATCCTCTGGTGAAGATGCAATGGAGAAAGAAGCTGTTGAAGATGTAAAGGAAAAGATTCAGTGTGAAGCTAGAGAGCCTTCTCTTGACAATATCGATGGAGACTATCTTGAAACAGGAGGCGGATTTTGTATGGACGAGAGAGGAACTGATCTACCCGATGCTAACCAAGATTTTGATCTTGAAACTGAACCAACTAATGATTACCTGAAAATGGGAGGTGGATTTTGCATGGAAGGAGACATTGATCAATCTGATACAAGCCAAGACATCAATCCCTTTTCTGAAACCGGATCAGCCAATGATTACCTGAAAATGGGAGGTGGATTTTGCATGGAAGAAAGTGAGACAATTGATAACCCAGATGCCGGTAACTACCAAGATCCTGTACAAGCAACTGAGTCTTCAAACTGCTTTGCTTTTACAGACAAAGCTGACGATAATATTGATTCAGCTGAACCATCTGTCAATGCTGAAGGATCACTACTGGATAAACTTCAAAATGGAGGGAAGACACCTAATGAAGCAAATGATGCTCTGAATCTAAGCCATCAGAATGCTGCAAATAAAGATGATTCTAAGGAAAGTGCATCACTTCGGGAGACAAGTGATGTCAGAACAACATTCATCAGTGTTCTAAGCGCAATGCCTAGCTTGAAGAGAAAGCGCAGGAGGAG GATTAAAGCCAGCAGGATTGAGTCAAGCTGGATTCGATGTTAG